From Chryseobacterium sp. IHB B 17019, one genomic window encodes:
- a CDS encoding low affinity iron permease family protein, with translation MANSHKRSIFERFSDWATKFTGSPYAFIGATTIVVIWAISGPFFNYSETWQLVINTGTTIITFLMVFLIQKAQNKDSKAIQIKLNELIAANEKASNRIVDIEDLTEKELDQLHNYYEKLSDFAEEDDDIHSSHSIDAAHRNQDYKHEAFRKKHEEWLEKQQKKESN, from the coding sequence ATGGCAAATTCACATAAGAGGAGTATTTTTGAAAGATTTTCAGACTGGGCAACCAAATTTACTGGAAGCCCGTACGCTTTTATCGGTGCAACAACGATCGTTGTTATTTGGGCTATTTCAGGTCCGTTTTTTAATTATTCAGAAACGTGGCAGCTTGTTATTAATACAGGAACTACAATTATTACCTTTCTGATGGTTTTCCTGATTCAGAAAGCACAAAATAAAGATTCAAAAGCAATTCAGATCAAACTAAATGAACTGATTGCCGCCAACGAAAAAGCCAGCAACAGGATTGTAGATATCGAAGATCTCACGGAAAAAGAGCTCGATCAGCTTCATAATTATTATGAAAAACTTTCAGATTTTGCTGAAGAAGATGATGATATCCATAGCTCGCACTCAATAGATGCGGCTCACAGAAATCAGGACTATAAGCACGAAGCCTTCAGGAAAAAACATGAAGAGTGGCTTGAAAAACAACAAAAAAAGGAATCAAACTGA
- a CDS encoding GLPGLI family protein, translating into MKRILSLMVLMSFCINAQTNRFIYELQFKRDSTQTNFDKLNFVLDVNPKDVKFYEYYYLESDSINKVKGNYEHQYGGDFPTVKRERNSFKNQNYELINFDMFSYISEDKINWKLSTETKKTGEYTLQKATANFGGRNWTAWFNKEINIPEGPYKFNGLPGLIFELQDSKSNFIFTLVKNNKLKETYDTTGIVETFYGRKPLMISEKMREKKKKEFFNDPLANMRNNFKENMQGQMFVMGTKITNIEQFNDLSRKLQEMLKKTNNPIELNKAVKY; encoded by the coding sequence ATGAAAAGAATTCTATCATTAATGGTATTAATGAGTTTTTGTATCAATGCACAGACAAACCGGTTTATTTATGAACTTCAGTTTAAAAGAGATTCAACACAAACAAATTTTGATAAATTGAATTTTGTATTAGATGTCAATCCGAAAGACGTAAAGTTTTACGAATATTATTATTTGGAATCCGATTCCATCAACAAGGTAAAAGGTAATTATGAGCATCAATACGGCGGTGATTTTCCAACCGTCAAGAGAGAACGAAATTCATTTAAAAATCAGAATTATGAATTAATCAATTTTGATATGTTCTCTTACATAAGTGAAGATAAAATCAACTGGAAATTATCAACTGAAACTAAAAAAACAGGTGAATATACTTTGCAAAAAGCCACAGCCAATTTCGGCGGAAGAAACTGGACAGCATGGTTTAATAAAGAAATTAATATTCCGGAAGGACCTTATAAGTTCAACGGTTTGCCTGGATTGATATTCGAATTGCAGGACTCTAAGTCTAATTTCATTTTTACTTTAGTTAAAAATAATAAGTTAAAAGAAACATACGATACCACCGGAATTGTTGAAACTTTCTATGGAAGGAAACCATTAATGATTTCAGAAAAAATGAGGGAAAAGAAAAAGAAAGAATTTTTTAATGATCCTTTGGCCAATATGAGAAATAACTTCAAAGAGAATATGCAGGGACAAATGTTTGTCATGGGAACAAAAATCACTAATATCGAGCAATTTAATGATCTCAGTAGGAAACTGCAGGAAATGCTCAAAAAAACAAATAATCCAATAGAGCTCAATAAAGCTGTAAAATATTAA
- a CDS encoding terpene synthase family protein — protein sequence MKSSISNEEFYAGLQHLPKLQYPFPDFIHPDFQQQRQEYYDWIDREYTFHSREACEKHKKHNLTDIAARGCPFLKTIDELRPLANYAANGAMMDDYWDRCTHEEMTEISKRIIALLTGEDLKEPIDNGIFHQFWILRQDAIKCGMPEYLYQKYVNAIRDVFQGYSDERVYYRANVIPTLAVYMLIRNATSGAHPFCWYVAMQKDYRQLPDNVFDHPHILRLHTICSILIGIHNDIISLPKELSREEDTMNLVKVLKQEHNISIHDAYMMALDIHDNYLNEFLVLHKNLPQFGKWQEMAYDYVQDLGIMVAGVYAWHTNDTTRYVNGGYVEGEYVSKD from the coding sequence ATGAAATCATCCATTTCAAATGAGGAATTCTATGCTGGCTTACAGCATCTACCAAAACTCCAATACCCTTTTCCGGATTTTATTCATCCTGATTTCCAACAACAAAGGCAGGAGTATTATGACTGGATAGACCGGGAATATACTTTCCACAGCCGGGAAGCCTGTGAAAAACACAAAAAACATAACCTAACTGATATTGCTGCACGTGGTTGTCCATTCCTGAAAACAATTGATGAACTCCGGCCTTTGGCAAATTATGCCGCAAATGGCGCTATGATGGATGATTATTGGGATCGTTGCACTCACGAAGAAATGACTGAAATAAGTAAACGTATAATCGCACTACTCACCGGTGAAGATCTAAAAGAACCTATTGACAATGGGATATTCCATCAGTTCTGGATATTAAGGCAGGACGCCATTAAATGTGGCATGCCTGAATATTTATATCAAAAATATGTGAATGCAATACGTGATGTTTTTCAAGGCTATTCGGATGAAAGGGTTTATTACAGGGCGAATGTAATTCCCACTTTAGCAGTTTACATGCTTATCCGAAACGCTACAAGCGGAGCACATCCTTTTTGCTGGTATGTAGCTATGCAGAAAGATTATCGCCAGTTACCAGATAATGTATTTGATCATCCCCATATTTTGCGTTTGCATACGATTTGTTCAATATTGATCGGTATTCACAACGATATTATCTCTTTACCAAAAGAACTTAGCAGGGAAGAAGATACAATGAATCTCGTTAAAGTATTAAAGCAGGAACATAACATATCAATTCATGATGCTTACATGATGGCTCTTGATATTCATGATAATTATCTAAATGAATTTCTGGTTTTACATAAAAATCTCCCTCAATTCGGGAAATGGCAGGAAATGGCTTATGACTATGTCCAGGATCTTGGTATTATGGTAGCCGGAGTTTACGCATGGCACACCAATGATACAACGCGTTATGTAAACGGCGGGTATGTAGAAGGAGAATATGTAAGTAAGGATTAA
- a CDS encoding carbonic anhydrase family protein: MRKKVNLSLGLKPNVRKIVFILGLIPTMLLTSCQSDNETLHELNSYPSDIISTPIFTSNIPAAVAEAQTPINIEPSKAVVFHSSDPTIHYGAVTLSSVQNNAGENLRVNVNGTDNFNNYITVNGKKYNLVNFHFHYSSEHTIDGKYSTMEIHFVNVAADNSYVVLGVLVDLGSGNTLLQNLFAQSPANNNAINSPNTTFDIAGLLPANSREYFTYNGSLTTPNFGANSSITNGGPVTWFVFKNKQQLSADQFNSYKSIYTEPNFRAIQPLNGRKVYMNMGY, encoded by the coding sequence ATGAGAAAAAAAGTAAATTTATCATTGGGGTTGAAACCCAATGTCAGAAAAATTGTTTTTATTTTAGGGTTAATTCCTACTATGTTATTAACATCCTGCCAAAGCGATAACGAGACATTACATGAGCTGAACTCCTATCCTTCAGACATTATCAGTACACCAATCTTTACTTCAAACATTCCCGCCGCAGTTGCAGAAGCACAGACCCCAATTAATATCGAGCCATCAAAAGCCGTTGTATTCCACAGTAGTGATCCGACGATTCATTACGGTGCTGTCACTTTAAGTTCGGTCCAGAATAATGCGGGTGAAAATCTTCGGGTAAATGTAAACGGAACTGATAATTTTAATAATTATATTACTGTAAACGGTAAAAAGTACAATCTGGTAAATTTTCACTTTCATTACAGCAGCGAGCATACCATTGATGGGAAATACAGCACCATGGAAATCCACTTTGTGAATGTGGCAGCGGACAATTCTTATGTTGTTTTAGGTGTTTTGGTTGATCTTGGTAGCGGAAATACTTTACTTCAAAATTTATTTGCCCAATCTCCAGCCAATAATAATGCTATAAACTCTCCAAATACCACATTTGATATTGCGGGATTATTGCCAGCCAACTCGCGGGAATATTTTACCTATAACGGCTCACTGACAACTCCAAACTTTGGTGCAAACTCTTCTATTACAAATGGAGGACCTGTTACATGGTTTGTATTTAAGAACAAACAACAGCTATCTGCCGATCAATTTAATTCTTACAAATCAATTTATACAGAACCTAATTTCAGAGCTATTCAGCCATTAAACGGAAGAAAAGTTTATATGAATATGGGATATTAA
- the rpsJ gene encoding 30S ribosomal protein S10 translates to MSQRIRIKLKSYDYNLVDKSAEKIVKTVKATGAVVNGPIPLPTNKRIFTVLRSPHVNKKAREQFQLSAHKRLMDIYSSSSKTVDALMKLELPSGVDVEIKV, encoded by the coding sequence ATGTCACAAAGAATCAGAATAAAACTAAAATCTTACGATTACAACTTGGTAGACAAGTCTGCTGAGAAAATCGTAAAAACGGTAAAGGCTACTGGTGCTGTTGTAAACGGACCTATTCCATTGCCAACAAATAAGAGAATCTTCACTGTGTTGAGATCTCCACACGTAAACAAGAAAGCTAGAGAACAGTTCCAACTTTCTGCTCACAAGAGATTGATGGATATCTACTCTTCTTCTTCCAAAACTGTGGATGCTCTAATGAAATTAGAGTTGCCAAGCGGTGTAGACGTGGAAATTAAAGTGTGA